One Pantoea trifolii DNA segment encodes these proteins:
- the uhpT gene encoding hexose-6-phosphate:phosphate antiporter — protein sequence MLAFLNQVRKPTLNLSLEERRKMWFKPFMQSYLVVFIGYLTMYLIRKNFNIAQNDMITTYGLSMTQLGMIGLGFSITYGVGKTLVSYYADGKNTKQFLPFMLILSAICMLGFSASMGAGSVSLFLMITFYALSGFFQSTGGSCSYSTITKWTPRRKRGSYLGMWNISHNLGGAGAAGVALFGANYLFDGHVVGMFVFPSLIALVVGFIGLRYGSDSPESYGLGKAEELFGEEISEEDKETEDQAMTKWQIFVEYVLKNKVIWLLCFANIFLYVVRIGIDQWSTVYAFQELKLSKEVAIQGFTLFEVGALVGTLLWGWLSDLANGRRALVACVALALIIATLGIYQHASNQYVYLASLFALGFLVFGPQLLIGVAAVGFVPKKAIGAADGIKGTFAYLIGDSFAKLGLGMIADGTPIFGLTGWAGTFAALDAAAIGCIALMAMVAVFEERKIRREKRLQRLKAA from the coding sequence ATGCTGGCTTTCTTAAATCAGGTGCGCAAGCCGACCCTGAATCTGTCGCTCGAAGAGCGGCGCAAGATGTGGTTCAAACCCTTTATGCAGTCCTATCTGGTGGTCTTTATCGGCTACCTGACCATGTACCTGATCCGCAAAAACTTCAACATTGCGCAGAACGACATGATCACCACCTACGGACTCAGCATGACCCAGCTGGGGATGATTGGGCTCGGCTTCTCCATCACTTACGGCGTCGGTAAAACGCTGGTCTCCTATTACGCCGATGGGAAAAATACCAAGCAGTTCCTGCCGTTTATGCTGATCCTCTCAGCCATCTGCATGCTGGGCTTCAGCGCCAGCATGGGCGCGGGCTCGGTGAGTTTGTTCCTGATGATCACGTTTTATGCACTGAGTGGCTTCTTCCAAAGTACCGGCGGCTCCTGTAGTTATTCCACCATCACCAAATGGACGCCGCGCCGGAAACGCGGCAGCTATCTGGGGATGTGGAATATTTCGCACAACCTCGGCGGCGCAGGTGCAGCCGGTGTGGCGCTGTTTGGTGCCAACTACCTGTTTGATGGTCATGTGGTCGGCATGTTTGTGTTCCCGTCACTGATTGCGCTGGTGGTCGGTTTTATCGGTCTGCGTTACGGCAGCGATTCACCCGAATCCTACGGTCTCGGCAAAGCCGAAGAGCTGTTTGGTGAAGAGATCAGCGAAGAGGACAAGGAAACTGAAGATCAGGCGATGACCAAATGGCAGATCTTTGTCGAGTACGTGCTGAAAAACAAAGTGATTTGGCTGCTGTGTTTCGCCAACATTTTCCTGTATGTGGTGCGTATTGGTATCGATCAGTGGTCGACGGTGTATGCGTTTCAGGAGTTAAAACTCTCAAAAGAGGTGGCGATTCAGGGCTTCACGCTATTTGAAGTCGGTGCGTTAGTCGGCACGCTGCTGTGGGGCTGGTTGTCGGATCTGGCGAATGGTCGTCGTGCGTTGGTGGCATGTGTGGCGCTGGCGCTGATTATCGCCACGCTCGGCATCTATCAACATGCCAGCAATCAGTATGTTTATCTGGCGTCGCTGTTTGCTCTGGGCTTCCTGGTGTTTGGTCCGCAACTGTTAATTGGCGTTGCCGCCGTCGGCTTTGTGCCGAAAAAAGCTATTGGTGCCGCCGATGGTATCAAAGGCACCTTTGCTTACCTGATTGGTGACAGCTTCGCCAAGTTAGGCTTGGGAATGATCGCCGATGGCACGCCAATCTTTGGCTTAACCGGTTGGGCCGGGACCTTTGCGGCGCTGGATGCCGCCGCGATTGGCTGTATAGCCTTAATGGCGATGGTGGCGGTATTTGAAGAGCGTAAGATTCGCCGTGAAAAGCGTCTGCAACGGTTGAAAGCAGCATGA
- the fliS gene encoding flagellar export chaperone FliS → MYSATGTQAYAKIGVESSVMSANQQQLITLLFDGAISALVRARLFMQDNNIQGKGNSISKAINIIEGGLKQGLDEQSGDDLTDNLLGLYSYMVRRLVQANLRNDVEALEEVEGLLRNIADAWKEVVQPQHLQDAV, encoded by the coding sequence ATGTACAGCGCTACAGGCACACAAGCCTACGCAAAAATCGGGGTGGAGAGCTCAGTGATGAGCGCCAATCAACAGCAGCTGATTACCTTGCTGTTTGACGGTGCGATCAGCGCACTGGTCCGCGCCCGCCTGTTTATGCAGGACAACAATATCCAGGGAAAAGGTAACTCGATTTCCAAGGCCATTAACATCATCGAGGGCGGACTCAAGCAGGGCCTCGATGAGCAATCAGGCGATGACCTGACCGACAACCTGTTAGGACTCTACTCCTACATGGTTCGCCGTCTGGTTCAGGCTAATCTGCGTAATGATGTCGAAGCCCTCGAAGAAGTTGAAGGTCTTCTGCGCAATATCGCTGATGCCTGGAAAGAAGTCGTACAACCTCAACACCTTCAGGACGCCGTTTAA
- a CDS encoding FliC/FljB family flagellin yields MAQVINTNSLSLITQNNINKNQSALSTSIERLSSGLRINSAKDDAAGQAIANRFQSNITGLTQAARNANDGISAAQTTEGALSEINNNLQRVRELTVQSQNGTNSQSDLDSIQDEIKSRLDEIDRVSGQTQFNGVNVLSKDGSLKIQVGANDGQTISIDLKKIDSSTLGLNGFNVNGTGTVANKAATVSNLTAAGATETATGSGVYNLVTENSALTASQAFSKLATGDQVTVTDGAGTDTKYTYDATKGNFSYTATVDAGTAGADAGAFGAKLAPDTGKITGTYSAVGGSTDTVEFEADNNGNLTIGGQTAYMDTTGNLTTNNASGTLTQATLDSVFTQSSAKAAAGDYNSTVAIGGTTYGFAATTGDVTYTASISKDEVMAKVAAADDGATAAGTAKSAVIDYKSGVMKGSVNFSGADVGKSSDTYSDANGNFTSVDKFTTQYAVDKDTGAVTVKANLLADGTTVDNSSANPNAKTVGAAVNVTAGGKITTDATSAGTATSDPLAALDDAISSIDKFRSSLGAIQNRLDSAVTNLNNTTTNLSEAQSRIQDADYATEVSNMSKAQIIQQAGNSVLAKANQVPQQVLSLLQG; encoded by the coding sequence ATGGCCCAAGTCATTAATACCAACAGCCTCTCGCTGATCACTCAGAACAACATCAACAAGAACCAGTCTGCTCTGTCTACCTCTATCGAGCGTCTGTCTTCTGGTCTTCGTATTAACAGCGCTAAAGATGACGCAGCGGGCCAGGCCATTGCTAACCGCTTCCAGTCTAACATCACCGGCCTGACTCAGGCTGCGCGTAACGCTAACGACGGTATCTCTGCTGCGCAGACCACTGAAGGCGCGCTGTCAGAAATCAACAACAACTTACAACGTGTTCGTGAACTGACCGTTCAGTCTCAGAACGGCACCAACAGCCAGTCTGATCTGGACTCAATTCAGGACGAAATCAAATCACGTCTGGACGAAATTGACCGCGTATCGGGTCAGACTCAGTTCAACGGCGTGAACGTACTGTCTAAAGACGGCTCCCTGAAAATTCAGGTTGGCGCGAACGATGGCCAGACCATCTCTATCGACCTGAAGAAGATTGACTCTTCTACTCTGGGTCTGAACGGCTTCAACGTAAACGGCACCGGTACTGTAGCTAACAAAGCCGCTACCGTTTCTAACCTGACTGCAGCTGGCGCAACTGAAACTGCTACCGGTTCTGGCGTCTATAACCTGGTTACCGAAAACAGCGCGCTGACTGCATCACAAGCATTCTCTAAACTGGCTACCGGTGACCAAGTTACTGTAACTGATGGCGCAGGTACTGATACTAAATACACCTACGATGCAACCAAAGGTAACTTCTCTTACACTGCAACTGTTGATGCAGGTACAGCTGGTGCTGATGCAGGCGCATTCGGTGCAAAACTGGCTCCAGATACTGGCAAAATCACTGGTACTTATTCAGCTGTTGGCGGTTCAACTGACACTGTTGAGTTCGAAGCAGACAACAATGGCAATTTAACCATTGGTGGCCAGACTGCATACATGGACACCACCGGTAACCTGACCACCAACAACGCCAGCGGCACGTTGACTCAGGCTACTTTGGACTCTGTATTTACCCAGTCTTCTGCTAAAGCAGCTGCTGGTGACTACAACTCTACTGTTGCAATCGGTGGTACAACTTACGGCTTCGCTGCAACTACTGGTGACGTAACTTACACCGCTTCTATCTCTAAAGATGAAGTGATGGCTAAAGTTGCAGCCGCTGATGATGGTGCAACCGCAGCAGGTACTGCTAAATCAGCAGTTATCGATTACAAATCTGGCGTGATGAAAGGTTCTGTTAACTTCAGCGGCGCTGATGTTGGCAAATCAAGCGACACTTACTCAGACGCTAACGGCAATTTCACCAGCGTAGACAAGTTCACTACTCAGTACGCAGTAGACAAAGACACCGGAGCGGTAACTGTTAAAGCTAACCTGTTGGCTGATGGCACCACCGTTGACAACTCGTCTGCTAACCCGAACGCGAAAACCGTCGGTGCAGCTGTAAACGTAACTGCTGGCGGTAAGATCACCACTGATGCAACCAGCGCTGGTACTGCAACTTCAGATCCATTGGCCGCTCTGGACGACGCTATCAGCAGCATCGATAAGTTCCGTTCAAGCCTGGGTGCGATTCAGAACCGTCTGGATTCAGCGGTAACTAACCTGAACAACACCACCACTAACCTGTCTGAAGCACAGTCTCGTATTCAGGATGCTGACTACGCAACTGAAGTTTCAAACATGTCTAAAGCACAGATCATCCAGCAGGCGGGTAACTCAGTGTTGGCTAAAGCTAACCAGGTTCCACAGCAGGTTCTGTCTCTGCTGCAGGGCTAA
- the uhpC gene encoding MFS transporter → MFRFLKAPLSAQPIGDKATIDARYRYWRRHIMITIWLGYALFYFTRKSFNAASPEILAAGVMTRTDIGLLATLFYITYGLSKFFSGIVSDRSNARYFMGIGLIATGVVNILFGFSTSLWAFAVLWVLNAFFQGWGSPVCARLLTSWFSRTERGGWWALWNTAQNVGGALIPMIVGAAALHYGWRAGMMIAGGLAIVAGIFLCWRLRDRPQTVGLPPVGDWRHDALEIAQQQEGAGLSHKQILAKYVLLNPYIWLLSLCYVLVYVVRAAINDWGNLYMSETLGVNLVTANSAVTMFELGGFGGALVAGWGSDKLFNGNRGPMNLIFAAGILLSVGSLWLMPFASYVMQAACFFTIGFFVFGPQMLIGMAAAECSHKDAAGAATGFVGLFAYLGASLSGWPLALVIDVWHWNGFFAVIACAAGISALLLLPFLHAQTPRQREEV, encoded by the coding sequence ATGTTCAGATTTCTCAAAGCACCACTCAGCGCGCAGCCTATCGGGGATAAAGCGACCATTGATGCACGCTACCGTTACTGGCGTCGCCATATCATGATCACCATCTGGCTCGGCTACGCGCTGTTCTATTTCACCCGTAAAAGCTTTAACGCCGCGTCGCCGGAAATTCTGGCGGCGGGCGTAATGACGCGCACGGACATCGGCCTGTTAGCGACGCTGTTTTACATCACTTATGGCCTGTCGAAATTTTTCTCTGGCATCGTCAGCGATCGCTCTAACGCGCGCTATTTCATGGGCATTGGGCTGATAGCGACAGGTGTGGTGAATATTCTGTTTGGCTTCTCCACGTCGCTGTGGGCTTTCGCCGTGTTGTGGGTGTTAAATGCCTTTTTCCAGGGATGGGGATCGCCGGTCTGTGCGCGTCTGCTGACCAGCTGGTTTTCCCGCACCGAACGCGGCGGCTGGTGGGCGCTGTGGAACACAGCACAAAACGTTGGCGGTGCGCTGATCCCGATGATCGTCGGTGCCGCCGCGCTGCACTATGGCTGGCGCGCCGGCATGATGATCGCGGGCGGACTGGCGATCGTCGCCGGTATTTTTCTCTGCTGGCGCCTGCGCGATCGCCCGCAAACCGTGGGTTTACCGCCGGTCGGTGACTGGCGCCACGATGCGCTGGAGATCGCCCAGCAGCAAGAGGGCGCAGGGCTGAGTCACAAACAGATCCTTGCCAAATATGTGCTGCTCAACCCTTACATCTGGCTGCTGTCGCTGTGTTACGTGCTGGTTTACGTGGTGCGTGCCGCGATTAACGACTGGGGCAATCTCTATATGTCCGAGACGCTGGGCGTGAATCTGGTGACGGCCAACTCGGCGGTGACCATGTTTGAACTCGGTGGCTTCGGTGGCGCGTTAGTGGCGGGATGGGGATCGGATAAATTGTTCAACGGCAATCGTGGCCCGATGAACCTGATCTTTGCCGCCGGCATTTTACTGTCAGTGGGATCGCTGTGGCTGATGCCGTTTGCCAGCTACGTGATGCAGGCTGCGTGTTTCTTTACCATCGGCTTTTTTGTCTTCGGCCCGCAGATGTTGATTGGCATGGCGGCGGCGGAGTGTTCGCATAAAGACGCGGCGGGCGCGGCGACCGGATTTGTTGGCCTGTTTGCCTATCTGGGCGCATCGCTCTCCGGCTGGCCGCTGGCGCTGGTAATCGATGTCTGGCACTGGAACGGTTTCTTTGCGGTCATCGCCTGCGCGGCGGGCATTTCGGCCTTGCTGCTGTTGCCATTCCTGCATGCTCAAACGCCGCGCCAGCGCGAGGAAGTGTGA
- the fliT gene encoding flagella biosynthesis regulatory protein FliT yields MNIAPSLVTVYQQLLDLSHGMLRLAADGEWDDLITKEVDYVSAVQRLAQTTEAAAPSRQLQEQLRPVLRHILDNESEVKRLLQLRMDELTQLVGQSSMQKSVMSAYGKQGSVYLPQG; encoded by the coding sequence ATGAATATTGCACCGTCACTTGTCACCGTTTACCAACAGTTACTCGACCTCAGCCACGGAATGCTGCGTTTGGCAGCAGACGGCGAATGGGATGATTTGATTACCAAGGAAGTGGACTATGTCAGTGCGGTGCAAAGACTGGCGCAAACAACCGAAGCCGCCGCACCGTCGCGCCAGCTGCAAGAGCAGTTGCGTCCGGTGTTACGCCATATTCTCGATAATGAGAGTGAAGTGAAACGTCTGCTGCAGTTGCGTATGGACGAATTGACGCAGCTGGTGGGCCAGTCATCGATGCAGAAATCGGTGATGAGCGCGTATGGCAAGCAAGGTAGCGTGTATTTGCCGCAGGGTTGA
- the uhpA gene encoding transcriptional regulator UhpA: protein MTTIALIDDHMIVRSGFAQLLGLEPDFQVVAECGSGREALNQLPGRGVQVCICDISMPDISGLELLSQLPKGMATIMLSVHDSPALVEQALNAGARGFLSKRCSPDELIAAVHTVAKGGCYLTPDIAMKLASGRQDPLTKRERQVAEKLAQGLAVKEIAAELGLSPKTVHVHRANLLEKLNVSNDVELARRMFDSW, encoded by the coding sequence ATGACCACCATCGCGCTCATTGACGACCATATGATCGTCCGTTCGGGTTTTGCCCAATTGCTGGGGCTGGAACCGGATTTCCAGGTTGTTGCCGAATGTGGTTCCGGGCGAGAAGCGCTCAACCAATTGCCGGGGCGTGGCGTGCAGGTGTGCATCTGCGATATCTCGATGCCGGATATCTCCGGGTTGGAGCTGTTAAGCCAGCTGCCGAAAGGTATGGCGACCATCATGCTGTCAGTACACGATAGTCCGGCGCTGGTGGAGCAGGCGCTTAATGCGGGCGCGCGCGGATTCCTCTCTAAACGATGCAGCCCCGATGAACTGATCGCGGCGGTGCATACCGTGGCCAAAGGCGGCTGCTATCTGACGCCCGATATTGCTATGAAGCTCGCCTCCGGACGTCAGGACCCGCTCACCAAACGCGAACGCCAGGTGGCGGAAAAACTGGCGCAAGGTTTAGCGGTGAAAGAGATCGCAGCTGAACTGGGTCTGTCGCCGAAAACCGTTCACGTTCATCGCGCCAATTTGCTGGAAAAGCTCAATGTCAGTAACGACGTTGAACTGGCGCGCCGCATGTTCGATAGCTGGTAA
- a CDS encoding HNH endonuclease signature motif containing protein, with protein MRFNYDLLPGELLTFEEIALRYTQQHPDEKELTARGLLSPSTSFRNLVIRALFAQEELNSPIEDLLFVSDDNERKNYLRRFEHYLKNQQAFLYFRRDDEARKEGRWKVVGETQVFAMLDPNSAAAQNLLNSRGFKLVLMRQTEEEEYWQLFDAQAHPCFPLSRKIQFLVVLSTPQYKVPSGVMPGTEVGRRVKAKVLQRSSQAEFTSAVKARYGACIITGTQLTERHSWPWVEACYIDTQENEEGFLADNSADNGLFLRSDLQRLFINKMISINAETGQVLFNPALETEALITPFYQALEGKVCALWDAVPPGTRERLRNLR; from the coding sequence ATGCGCTTCAATTATGACTTGTTACCGGGTGAGCTACTGACCTTCGAAGAGATTGCCCTGCGCTACACGCAGCAGCATCCTGATGAAAAGGAACTCACCGCACGCGGGTTGCTGAGCCCGTCGACCAGTTTTCGCAATTTGGTGATCCGCGCGCTGTTCGCGCAGGAGGAGCTCAACAGCCCGATTGAAGATTTGCTGTTTGTCTCGGACGACAACGAGCGCAAAAACTATTTGCGCCGCTTTGAGCACTACCTGAAAAACCAGCAGGCGTTTCTCTACTTTCGTCGCGACGATGAAGCGCGTAAAGAGGGGCGCTGGAAAGTGGTCGGAGAAACCCAGGTGTTTGCCATGCTCGATCCCAATTCGGCAGCGGCACAGAATCTGCTCAATAGCCGGGGCTTTAAACTGGTGCTGATGCGCCAGACCGAAGAGGAGGAGTATTGGCAACTGTTCGATGCGCAGGCACATCCGTGCTTCCCGCTGTCACGCAAAATCCAGTTTCTGGTGGTGCTGAGCACGCCGCAATACAAAGTACCGAGCGGCGTGATGCCCGGCACCGAAGTCGGACGCCGCGTGAAGGCCAAAGTGCTGCAACGAAGCAGCCAGGCGGAGTTCACCTCGGCGGTGAAAGCGCGCTACGGCGCCTGCATTATCACCGGCACGCAGCTGACCGAACGTCACAGCTGGCCGTGGGTGGAAGCCTGCTACATCGACACGCAAGAGAATGAAGAGGGCTTTCTGGCGGATAACAGCGCCGATAACGGCTTATTCCTGCGCAGCGACCTGCAGCGGCTGTTTATCAACAAAATGATAAGCATCAACGCGGAAACGGGTCAGGTGCTGTTTAATCCTGCGCTGGAAACTGAAGCGTTGATTACCCCTTTTTATCAGGCACTTGAGGGCAAAGTTTGCGCATTATGGGATGCGGTGCCGCCTGGCACGCGGGAAAGACTGCGTAATTTGCGCTAA
- the yedD gene encoding lipoprotein YedD, translating to MKKWMIVAALALSGCAQISNYDQAVKTPAPLELQGNWQTVGPQSKLISKQAMGSLIIGAEGDTLDCRQWQRVIAKPGKLTRLGDDWVNVTRQVRVMPLVLENGELRYDGLRLRKVDRPTVECQQALEEVAKRPNEAVIQDIEPEIMRPVSTATQK from the coding sequence ATGAAAAAGTGGATGATAGTGGCCGCGCTGGCGCTGAGTGGCTGTGCGCAGATCAGCAATTATGACCAGGCGGTGAAAACCCCGGCGCCGCTGGAGCTGCAAGGCAACTGGCAAACCGTGGGCCCGCAAAGCAAGCTGATCAGCAAGCAAGCGATGGGCAGCCTGATTATCGGTGCCGAAGGCGACACGCTGGATTGCCGTCAGTGGCAGCGCGTGATTGCCAAACCGGGCAAATTAACCCGTCTGGGCGATGATTGGGTCAACGTGACGCGCCAGGTGCGCGTGATGCCGCTGGTGCTGGAGAACGGTGAGCTGCGTTACGATGGGTTGAGACTGCGTAAAGTGGATCGGCCAACCGTTGAGTGCCAGCAGGCGCTGGAAGAGGTGGCGAAACGTCCGAACGAGGCGGTGATTCAGGATATCGAGCCAGAGATTATGCGCCCGGTTTCGACGGCGACGCAGAAGTAG
- the fliD gene encoding flagellar filament capping protein FliD: MTTISTLGIGSGLDLSTILDNLSTAEKASLTPISNQQTAYTAKLSAYGTLSSALTTFQTANTALNSADLFTATSAASSTTAFSATTSGSTIAGKYSISVTQLAQAQTLTSGVQSSNTTALGSSDASRTLSIKLADGTSKDITLTSAQTSLTGMRDAINGANAGVSASIIKTGDGAYRLSLTASKTGEANAVSSVTVTGDDTLQGIVGFDSTKTDADNPLDVSVAAQDAELTVNNVAITSSTNTISDALEGITLNLNDVTSGNQTLTITQDTSKASTAISNFVDAYNNLLDQFTSLTKYTAVDVGSDTQDSSNGALVGDSTLRGIQTQIKSLLTNTASSSTYKTLAQIGITTDPTTGELSLDSDKLKTELTKDPAGVKEMIVGDGKTTGITTKLATNLTSWLSSTGSIQSAKDGVSKTLNNLTEQYNNMNTRINALIARYKTQFTQLDVTMSSLNSTSDYLTQQFDSMTSSSSSK, encoded by the coding sequence ATGACCACCATTTCTACCCTCGGTATCGGTTCAGGCCTCGATTTAAGTACCATCCTGGATAACTTGAGTACGGCTGAGAAAGCGTCTTTAACGCCTATCTCTAATCAGCAGACGGCTTATACCGCGAAGCTGAGCGCTTACGGCACCTTGTCGAGCGCGTTAACCACCTTCCAAACCGCCAACACGGCATTAAACAGCGCTGATTTGTTCACCGCAACCAGCGCAGCCAGCAGCACCACTGCGTTCAGCGCCACCACGTCTGGCAGTACCATTGCCGGGAAATACAGCATTAGCGTGACGCAGCTGGCGCAGGCACAGACGCTGACTTCCGGCGTGCAATCCAGCAACACCACTGCGCTGGGTAGCTCGGATGCCAGCCGCACGCTGTCGATTAAACTGGCCGACGGCACCAGCAAAGACATTACGCTGACCAGTGCACAAACCTCATTAACCGGCATGCGTGACGCGATTAACGGTGCCAATGCCGGTGTCAGCGCCAGTATTATCAAAACCGGTGATGGCGCTTATCGTCTGTCGCTAACCGCGTCGAAAACCGGAGAGGCCAATGCGGTTTCTTCAGTGACCGTGACTGGCGATGACACGCTGCAGGGTATTGTCGGCTTTGATTCAACCAAAACCGATGCCGATAACCCGCTGGACGTCAGCGTTGCCGCACAAGATGCCGAGTTAACGGTAAATAATGTCGCCATCACCAGCAGCACCAACACCATTAGCGATGCGCTGGAAGGAATTACGCTGAATCTGAATGATGTCACCAGCGGTAATCAGACGTTGACCATCACGCAAGATACCTCTAAAGCCTCCACCGCAATTTCCAACTTTGTGGATGCCTACAACAATCTGCTGGATCAGTTCACCAGCCTGACTAAATACACCGCAGTGGATGTCGGTTCAGATACACAAGACTCCAGCAACGGTGCGTTGGTGGGCGATAGCACGTTGCGCGGCATTCAAACCCAGATCAAGAGCCTGCTGACCAACACGGCCAGCTCTTCAACCTACAAAACGCTGGCGCAAATCGGTATCACTACCGACCCAACCACCGGTGAGCTGTCGTTAGATTCTGACAAGCTGAAAACCGAGCTGACCAAAGATCCAGCCGGCGTGAAAGAGATGATTGTGGGTGACGGTAAAACCACCGGTATCACCACCAAACTGGCAACGAACCTGACCAGTTGGCTGTCATCAACTGGCAGCATTCAGTCAGCGAAAGATGGCGTCAGCAAGACGCTGAATAACCTGACTGAGCAGTACAACAACATGAACACGCGTATCAACGCCCTTATTGCGCGTTATAAGACGCAGTTCACGCAACTCGACGTCACCATGAGCTCGCTGAACAGCACCAGCGATTACCTGACACAGCAGTTCGATAGCATGACTTCGAGCAGCAGTTCTAAATAG
- the uhpB gene encoding signal transduction histidine-protein kinase/phosphatase UhpB, whose translation MQPLFSRLIAVIASFCIFSAAWFCLWSISLHLADRPELAVLLFPFGLRLGLMLQSPRAYWPVLLGAEWLLLYWLSREVALAHLPLLMLGSLLTLLPVALISRYRHQRDWHTLLWQGGAMVCGGLLQALPWLAQPTALNAVLLTLTGALTVAPTCLVIWHYLTSTRWQPLGPSLVGQPVNWRVRHLFGYVLLFMVSLWLQLGLPAELSRFTPFCLALPIIALAWHYGWQGALIATLMNAIALIASQTWHDHAVDLLLSLLAQSLTGLLLGAGIQRLRELNQSLQTELVRNRRLTERLLETEESVRREVARELHDDIGQTITAIRTQAGIMQRISPESGVKQSGMLIEQLSLGIYDSVRRLLGRLRPRQLDDLSLEQAIRSLMREMELEGHGIISHLDWQIDEARLSEAQRVTLFRVCQEGLNNVVKHASARAVTLQGTLQEQRLLLVIEDDGCGLPVGSPQQGFGLAGMRERVTALGGSLGISCTHGTRVSVTLPLRNG comes from the coding sequence ATGCAGCCACTCTTTTCGCGGCTGATTGCCGTTATCGCCAGTTTTTGTATCTTTTCTGCCGCGTGGTTTTGCCTGTGGAGCATCAGCCTGCATCTGGCGGATCGTCCTGAGCTGGCGGTGTTGCTGTTTCCCTTTGGCCTGCGCCTTGGACTGATGTTGCAGTCCCCGCGTGCCTATTGGCCGGTGCTGCTCGGTGCTGAGTGGTTGCTGCTTTATTGGCTGTCGCGCGAAGTGGCGCTGGCACATCTGCCGCTATTAATGCTGGGTAGCTTATTGACGCTGCTGCCGGTGGCGCTGATCTCCCGTTATCGTCATCAACGCGACTGGCACACCTTGCTGTGGCAGGGCGGCGCGATGGTGTGTGGGGGGCTGCTGCAGGCATTGCCGTGGCTCGCTCAACCCACCGCGCTGAATGCGGTGCTGCTAACGCTCACCGGCGCACTGACCGTGGCACCAACCTGTTTGGTGATCTGGCACTACCTCACCAGCACGCGCTGGCAGCCGCTCGGCCCGTCGCTGGTCGGTCAGCCGGTTAACTGGCGCGTGCGCCATCTGTTTGGTTATGTGCTGCTGTTTATGGTCAGTTTGTGGTTGCAGCTGGGGCTGCCCGCAGAGCTGTCGCGCTTCACACCGTTTTGTCTGGCGCTGCCGATCATTGCGCTGGCGTGGCATTACGGCTGGCAGGGCGCGCTGATTGCCACACTGATGAACGCCATCGCGCTGATCGCCAGCCAGACCTGGCACGATCACGCGGTCGATCTGCTGCTCTCCCTGCTGGCGCAAAGCCTGACCGGGCTGCTGCTCGGCGCGGGTATTCAGCGTTTACGTGAACTCAATCAGTCGCTGCAAACCGAATTGGTGCGCAATCGCCGCCTGACGGAGCGACTGCTGGAGACCGAAGAGAGCGTCAGACGCGAAGTGGCGCGCGAGCTGCACGATGATATCGGCCAGACCATCACCGCGATTCGCACCCAGGCCGGGATCATGCAGCGCATCAGCCCGGAAAGTGGCGTCAAGCAGAGCGGCATGTTGATTGAGCAACTGTCGCTGGGCATTTACGATTCGGTGCGCCGTTTGCTGGGGCGCTTGCGTCCGCGCCAGTTGGACGATCTTTCGCTAGAGCAGGCAATTCGTTCGCTGATGCGGGAAATGGAGCTGGAAGGGCACGGCATCATCAGCCATCTCGACTGGCAGATTGATGAAGCGCGACTGAGTGAAGCGCAACGCGTCACGCTGTTCCGTGTCTGTCAGGAAGGACTCAACAATGTGGTGAAACACGCCAGCGCCCGCGCGGTGACGCTGCAAGGCACATTGCAGGAGCAGCGCTTGCTGCTGGTGATTGAAGACGATGGCTGCGGCTTACCCGTGGGTTCCCCGCAGCAAGGTTTTGGCCTTGCCGGCATGCGCGAACGCGTGACCGCGCTGGGCGGCTCGCTGGGGATCTCTTGTACCCACGGCACGCGCGTTAGCGTCACGTTACCGCTGCGTAATGGATAA